Below is a window of Desulfarculaceae bacterium DNA.
ATTTGGCCAGTGAAAACGTGGTGTTGGAAGTTCTACGCACCCGTCACCCCGAGCACGACATCCTCTCGGAGGAGACCCCGGCCGACCTGGCCCGGGCCCAGGCCCTCAAGGGCCCCCTCTGGGTGGTGGACCCCTTGGACGGCACCACCAACTTCATCCACGGCTTCCCCCACGTGGCGGTGAGCGTGGGCCTGCTGCTGGATGGCCGCCCGGCGGTGGGCGTGGTGCGCGACGTGACCAAGGGCGAGGAGTTCTTCGCCATCCTGGGCGGGGGGGCCTGGCTGGGCCGGACCCGGCTCAAGACGGCTGAGCTGCCCATGGAGCGGGCCCTGTTGATGACCGGCTTCCCTTTCCGGGAGAAAAACCTTCTGGATCGCTATCTGGAGCTGTTCAAGGCCCTGTTCACCCGCTGCGCCGGGGTGCGCCGGGCCGGGGCCGCTGCTTTGGATTTGGCCTACGTGGCCGCCGGGCGGGGTCAGGGCTTCTGGGAGCTGGGGCTCAAGCCCTGGGATTTGGCCGCGGGGGTGCTTTTGGTCAGCGAGGCCGGGGGAGTGGTCACGGACTTCGTGGGCGGAGACAAGGCGCTATGGTCCGGTGACGTGGTGGCCGCCGCGCAGGGAACCCACCCTTGGGTGCTGGAGCAATGCCGCGCGTTCTTCGGGGACAGGGAGGGCGCTTAGCCGCTGCCTCCCCAGATGTCTTCCCAGCCGGGGGCGCAAAGGTCGAGGTCTTCGATCTTCTTATCGCCCTTGGTCTTCTTGTAGATGCAGAAGTGGCAGGTAAAGTTGGGCCACATATTGGCCGCGGCTATGTCCAGGCAGAAGACGTAGTGCGGACACTCGAAGTTCCGTTCCCCCAGGTGGTTGCGGGGGTTGGCATCATCTGGCAGATACAAATGTTTCAACTCCAGATGCTGAAGGGGCCCGTAGCAAGCTAGGTTGCGAAACTAGCACAGTTTTCCCTTGGAGGCAAGTGTTGGGCGTAGAGCCGGGCCGGCTGCTGGCCCACGTGGACATGGACGCCTTTTACGCGGCGGTGGAAAGGCTGGATGACCCCACCCTCGCGGGCAAGCCCATCATCGTGGGCGGCGGCAAGCGAGGGGTGGTTTCGGCCGCTTCCTACGAGGCCCGCCGCTACGGGGTGCGCTCGGCCATGCCCATGTTCCAGGCCCGGGCCCGCTGCCCCCAAGGCGTGTACCTGCGCCCGCGCATGGAGCGCTACGTGGAACTCAGCCGCCAGGTCATGGCCGTGCTGGCCGGCTTCAGCCCCCTGGTGGAGCCGGTGAGCGTGGACGAGGCCTACCTGGACCTTAGCGGCACCGCCCGCCTCTGGGGCCCGCCCCACCAGACCGGCAGGGCCATCAAGCAGGCGGTGCGATCGGCCACGGGCCTCACCTGCTCGGTGGGCCTGGCCCCGGTGAGGTTCCTGGCCAAGATCGCCTCCGACCGCGACAAG
It encodes the following:
- a CDS encoding inositol monophosphatase encodes the protein MQNLEQYLDSARAAAKAGAEALMERWGHRLNVEAKSSFDYVTDADLASENVVLEVLRTRHPEHDILSEETPADLARAQALKGPLWVVDPLDGTTNFIHGFPHVAVSVGLLLDGRPAVGVVRDVTKGEEFFAILGGGAWLGRTRLKTAELPMERALLMTGFPFREKNLLDRYLELFKALFTRCAGVRRAGAAALDLAYVAAGRGQGFWELGLKPWDLAAGVLLVSEAGGVVTDFVGGDKALWSGDVVAAAQGTHPWVLEQCRAFFGDREGA